The following DNA comes from Agromyces mangrovi.
GATGCCGGCGAACGTGTCGCCGACCACCTCCTGGAAGCTCACCCGACCACTCTACGACGAGGTCACTGGGAGGGCACCGCGAGGTCAGCTCAGCCGGCGCTCGAGGTGCACGGTGCCCGCCCAGAGCCCCTCGATCGGCACGTCGCGGCCGAGGATGCGCTCGGCCGCACGGTGCCCCGAACGCATGGCGGCGGGCACGGTCGCGGGGTCGTCGGTCCAGGTGGCCTCGCCGGCGAGGTGGAGGACGCCGCCGATCGGGGTGGCGAGGTCGTCGTGGTCGGCGGTGGTGGAGCCGAGCGTCATGTAGGCGTAGGAGCCGTGGGCGAACGGGTCGTCCTGCCACGAGGTGACGGTCACGCGCGTGGGTGCGGGCACGCGCTCGCCGTAGAGGCGGCGGAGTTGGGCGAGCACCGAGTCGGCGACCTCGGAGTCGCTCCAGTCGCGGATCGCCCGGGCGGCGGGGCCGGCGGCGAAGGTCAGCAGCGTCGGTGTGCCGTGCACGGGGAGAGGTCGTACCAGGAATGCCACCAGCGACTCTCGGGGCCCTGCTGGCGAATCGCGTAGACGCCGTCGTCCCAGAACCGCTCCGGGAACTCGAGGAAGACCTTCTCGAACGCGTTCATCGCGAATCGGCCGAGCGCGCCCGCGACCGGTTCGGGCAGCGCGGGCTCGATCACGAACTCCGGCGACTGCAGCACGCCCACCGGCACGGTCACGACGGCGGTCGCGGCCGCCAGGGTGGCATCCGCCGTCTCGACCTCGACGCCGTCGGGCGACCAGTGCACCCGGCGCACCACGCGGCCCAGCCGCACATCGAGGCCCTCCGCGAGGCGCGCGGGCAACTCGTCGTACCCGTTGGGGAAGACGACCTCGTCGCCCTCGATGACGTCGTCGTCGAGGCCGTGCGCGGCGAGGTCGTCGATCCACGCGCCGTACTGCTCCTCGCTGCGATGCTCCATGAACTCGCGCACGCGCTGGGCGCGGTCGGCGTCCCAGCCCTGGCGGGCGATCGCGGCCTCGGTCACGTCGCGGTACGAGTCGTTCGGCGCCGAGGCGGCGATGGTCTCGAGCAGGGTGGTGTCGACCGAGCGGATGTCGTCGGCGAACGCCCGCGCCGCCGCATCCGTCAACCGCTGGCCGTCGGGGCCGTAGTACGCGATCGGGCGGCTGTCGGGCTGGTAGCTGCCGACTGTGAACTCCGCGGTGCGCATGCCGATTGCGGTGACCGCGTCGGCGACGGGCTCGTCGGTGACGCCGTGGATCCAGGAGGCGCCGAGGTCGGTCGGGTGGTGGCCGGTGCGGTCCGTCCAGACGCGGCCGCCGACGCGGTCGCGCGCCTCGAGCACCACGACGGTGCGCCCCGCCCGGGCGAGCAGGCGGGCGGCCGTCAGGCCGGCCACGCCCGCACCGACGACGATGGTGTCGAACCGTTCCACTCACGGCTCCTCTCAGAAGTGTGTGAGTCGATCGTAGCGTGACCAAAGAATCACCACATATCCTTTGGTAAGATCGCCGCATGGCAACGGAAACGCGGGCCTGGCCCGCGATCTCGTACGAGGAGCGGCCGTGGCAGCGCGACGGCGGCGAGATCGCCTCGCGCCGCGAACTCGCACGCTCGCGCGGACCGTACCGCGCGGCGGTCGTGCCCCGCATCGCCGACCTCACGCCCGACCTGCCCGGCAAGAGCCTCGCCGCGGCCGACGACGCCAGCAACGAGCTGACCCGCTTCGACGCCGAGTTCGGCGCGGTCGCGGCGCCGTTCTCGGCGATCCTGCTGCGCTCGGAGAGCGCCTCGAGTTCGGAGGTCGAGCACATCACCGCGAGCGCGCGTCAGGTCGCACTCGCCGAGCTCGGGGCATCCGACTCGCCCAATGCCCGGCTGGTCGTGGCGAACGCGCAGGCGATGCGGGCGGCCGTCGACCTCTCCGACCGCCTCGACACCGATGCCGTGATCGAGATGCACCGCGCGCTGCTCGGCGAGAGCCAGGAGGGCATCACGGGCGGCTGGCGCGAACGCCAGGTCTGGATCGGCGGCGGCTCGCTCGCCCCGCACACGGCCGAGTTCGTGCCGCCGCACGCCGAGCACGTGCCCGCCCTCATGGACGACGTCATGGCGTTCGCGCGCCGCACCGACCTGCCGGTGCTCGTGCAGACCGCGATCGCGCACGCCCAGTTCGAGACGATCCACCCGTTCCCCGACGGCAACGGGCGCACCGGTCGGGCCCTGGTGCAGGGGATGCTGCGGGCGGGTCGCGTCACCCGGCACGTCACCGTGCCCGTGTCGGCCGGCTTGCTCGGCGACCTGCAGGGCTACTACGACGCGCTCGGCGCCTACCGCGAGGGGCGACTCGAGCCGATCGTCGATCTGATGGCGGATGCCTCGTTCCTCGCCGTCGCGAACGGTCGGCGCCTCATCGGCGACCTGCGTTCGGCGCGCGCGCACTGGGACGACGCGGTGCGCGCCCGCGCCGACTCGTCGGCCCACCGCCTCAAGGACCTGCTGCTGCGCCAGCCCGTGGTCCACACGAAGCTGGTCGCCGGCGAGCTGTCGGTCAGCGAGGTCGCTGCGCAGACGTCGATCGACCGGCTCGTCGAGGCCGGCGTGCTCGTGCAGGCAGGCGGGGGAGCGCGCTACCGACGCTGGGCGGCGCCCGACGTGCTCGCCGCGCTCGACGCGTTCGGCCAGCGCGCCCGCCGCGGCTTCCGCTGACCCGCGCCGGGTGAGGCGGCACTTTTCAGGAGCCGCTCGGCCGCGGCTGGCGTACCGCTGCACGATCGACCGTTCTCACGCACCGATCGACCACTACTCGCCCACCCCGCGCAGACATCCGCAGCCCACCCGCCGCTGGCTCCTGAAAAGTGCCCCCTCCACGCCTGCGTGCGGGCCAGCACGGTGGCGGGCGCGGCGGTCGCCGCGCTACGGTTCCGCCATGGGGACCCGGGGGAGCGTCCGCACCATACTCATCGCCGTCGCAGCCGGCGCGCTGCTGCTCGGCGCCGCGGGCTGCGCGGTCGAGACCGACGTCCCGCCGTCGACGATGGCGTCACCGGTCGCGAGCGACGCGCCCGTCGAAGCGACCCCGGTCGCCGAGGGTGCGCAGGACGACCCCGTGCAGATCCAGGTCAGCGGCGACCCGAGCGTCGGCGTCACGTTCAGTCGGGTGCGCATCGCTCCCGGAGCGACGACGGGTGAGCACTGCCACCACGGGTACCTCGTCGCGGTGGTCGAGGAGGGCGAGCTCACCCACCACGCCCCGACGCACCCCGACGGCGTCCGCGTCTACGTCGAGGGCGAGTCGATCATCGAGGGCCCGGGCTACGTGCACGAGGGCCGCAACGAGCGCTCCGAGGACACCGTGCTCTGGGTCGCCTACATCATCCCCGAGGGCGAACCGCTCGCCGAGACCGACCTCGCGAACTGCGACGAGCGCTGAGCGGATGCCCCTGGCCCGCCGCCCGCACCCCGCCTACCCGAGCAGCACCTCGAACGCCGCCACCTCGACCGTGCCACGCGCCCGCTCCGCCAGCCGGCGGTCGGTTGTGACGAATGCGTCCGCCTGCAACTGGGTCAGTGCGAGGTACTCGGCGTCGTAGGTCGACGCCCAGCCCAGCGCGTCCGCCAGCTCCCACGCACGCTTGCGCAGCACCGCGTCGCCGAGCAGCCGGATCGGCATGCGCTTGATGCGCCCGAGCCGGTCGAGCGCCGCGCCCGAGCGCAGCTCGCCGCGATGCACCGCCTCGTGCAGCATCGACAGCGTCTGCGAGCGCAGCAGCGTCGGCGCGAGCAGCTCGTGCGCGGGGGCGGACGACAGATCCTCGCCCGCGAGCCTGATGGCGGTGCCTGCGTCGATGACGTACCGGGTCATGCGACCTCCGTGTGAGTCGAAGCGGATGCCCGCGGGCTATGTCCGCCCGCCGACGCCGAGGCGCTCGCGGAGCGCCGCCGCGAGCTGCGCGCTCGTGGGGGAGGGTGCGAGTCCCCGTTCGGTGGGATAGACCCGGCAGGCGAGCGCGGTCGTGCGTCCCGCCCCGGGGAACAGGTCGACTCCGTCCACGAGGATCGTGGGTGATCCTCCGAACGCCAGCTCCGCGGCATCCGCCTCCGAGGCGACGAGCACGTACTCGACCGGCACGTCCGGCAGGCCGATCCCGTCGAGCGCCGCCTCGAGGCGTGCTCCCGCGAGCTCCCACCCTGGGCACTCCGCGATGCGGACCACCTGCACGTGCATGCTCCGATTCTCCCGCACCCGTTGCGCGGCGGCCGGTCCGGCCCGCCGCACTCGTAGGCTGGTCGCATGGCCAAGGACGGCATGTACGGCGACACCCTGCTGCGTGCGATGACGGGCCTGCACCGCTGGGGCATCAGGCTCACCGGCGGCCTGCTCGGCTGGCGAATCGGCAGCATGGAGACCATCGAGCTGCACACGACGGGCCGGCGCACCGGACAGCGGCGCTCGGCACTGCTCACCGCGCCGATCCACGACGACGACGGCCGGTACGTGGTCGTCGCCTCGCGCGGCGGATCCGACCGGCATCCGGCCTGGTACCTGAACCTCGTCGCCGACCCGAACGTCGAGCTGACCACCCGGCACTGGACCCGCGCGTACCGTGCCCGCACGGCCACGCCCGAGGAGAAGGCCGAGCTCTGGCCCACCGTCGCCGCCGCCTACCCGGGCTACGAGCACTACCGGAAGCGCACGACCCGCGACATCCCGCTCGTGATCTGCGAGCCAGCGGATGCGGCGGCGCCGGCGGACGCCTGACCGCAGCCGGTTCACACCCGACCGGTCGCGGCGTAGCCTCGCAGCATGTGCCGGAACATCCACCAGCTCCACAACTTCGAGCCCGCCGCCACCGACGACGAGGTGACCGCCGCCGCGCTCCAGTACGTGCGCAAGGTGAGCGGCTCGACGAAGCCGTCCAAGGCCAACCAGCGGGCCTTCGACCGCGCCGTCGCCGAGATCGCGCACGCCACGCAGCACCTGCTCGACGACCTCGTCACGAACGCGCCGCCCAAGGACCGCGAGGTCGAGGCCGCGAAGGCCCGCGCCCGCGCGGAGAAGCGCTACGCGTCGCTCTCGGCCTGATTGGGGCATCCGACCGCCCAACCGAGGAGGGGCGACGGATGCCGCGCGCCCGCGCCCCGCTCAGCGCTCGAGCACCGCGCTGAGGTCGTAGGCCGCGGGCACCTCGAGCTGCTCGAACCGGCACGACTCTGCGTCGCGGTCGGGCCGCCAGCGCAGGAAGCGCACGGTGTGGCGGAACCGCCACCCCTCCATCTGGTCGTAGCCGACCTCGAGCACCCGCTCGGGGCGCAGCGGCACGAACGAGGTGTCCTTGCCCGACGAGAACCGGCTGCGGTCGGTCGCGGCGTCGGAGACCTCGCCGTCGTCCTCGCGCAGCACGAGCGGCTCGAGCTCGTCGATGAGCTCCAGGCGCCGCTTGTCGGTGAACGCCGATGACCCGCCGACCATGCGCAACTCGCCGGTGTCGTCGTAGAGGCCGAGCAGCAGCGAGCCGACGCCCGAGCCCGACTTGTGCACCCGGTAGCCGACGAGCACGACGTCGGCCGTGCGCTTGTGCTTGATCTTCAGCATCGCGCGCTTGTTCGGCAGGTAGGCGCCGTCGAGGGGCTTCGCGATCACGCCGTCGAGCCCGGCGCCCTCGAACCGCTCGAGCCAGGTGCGCGCGAGGTCGGCGTCCGTCGTCACGCGGGTGACGTGCACGGGCGGGGGCGCGTCGCCGAGCGCCTGCTCGAGGCGGGCGCGTCGCTCGCGGAAGGGCAGGTCGACGAGCGACTCGCCGCCCAGCTCGAGCAGGTCGAACGCGACGAACGAGGCGGGCGTCTCCGCGGCGAGCTTCTGCACCCGACTGTCGGCGGGGTGGATGCGCTGGCCGAGCGCCTCCCAGTCGAGCCGCTCGTCGCCCGCGGGCCCCGAGCGCACGACGATCTCGCCGTCGACCACGCACGGGTCGGGCAGCTCGCGCGCGAACGCCTCGACGAGCTCGGGGAAGTACCGCGTCAGCGGCTTCGAGCCACGGCTGCCGATCTCGACCTCGCCGCCCGAGACGCGCACGATGCCGCGGAAGCCGTCCCACTTCGGCTCGTACGAGTAGCCGCCGTCGATCGCGTCGGCGTCGGGCACGCGTTCGACCGATTTGGCGAGCATGGGGGCGATCGAGGGGTGTTCCGCAGCCATGTCGGCATTCTCGCAGTGCCCGGGCGACATCCCCAGTGTTCCGCGCGCCGATGCCGATCGCGGCGGGTGACGGATGCCTCGGAGCGGCGAATCGGGCCTTGAATCGTCTCAAAATTGAGGTTTCTCCCAGATTCGGCTGGCAGAGTCCCCGACTTGTACGCCTGAATACCCCAATCGTTACCAAACCGAAACCGAGTGCACTGTGCATTCATGAGGTTTCCCGAAGCGAAGACAGTATGCAGAACCAGACCAGTTCCCCCGCAA
Coding sequences within:
- a CDS encoding DUF2277 domain-containing protein; its protein translation is MCRNIHQLHNFEPAATDDEVTAAALQYVRKVSGSTKPSKANQRAFDRAVAEIAHATQHLLDDLVTNAPPKDREVEAAKARARAEKRYASLSA
- a CDS encoding flavin monoamine oxidase family protein, coding for MERFDTIVVGAGVAGLTAARLLARAGRTVVVLEARDRVGGRVWTDRTGHHPTDLGASWIHGVTDEPVADAVTAIGMRTAEFTVGSYQPDSRPIAYYGPDGQRLTDAAARAFADDIRSVDTTLLETIAASAPNDSYRDVTEAAIARQGWDADRAQRVREFMEHRSEEQYGAWIDDLAAHGLDDDVIEGDEVVFPNGYDELPARLAEGLDVRLGRVVRRVHWSPDGVEVETADATLAAATAVVTVPVGVLQSPEFVIEPALPEPVAGALGRFAMNAFEKVFLEFPERFWDDGVYAIRQQGPESRWWHSWYDLSPCTAHRRC
- a CDS encoding nitroreductase/quinone reductase family protein; translation: MAKDGMYGDTLLRAMTGLHRWGIRLTGGLLGWRIGSMETIELHTTGRRTGQRRSALLTAPIHDDDGRYVVVASRGGSDRHPAWYLNLVADPNVELTTRHWTRAYRARTATPEEKAELWPTVAAAYPGYEHYRKRTTRDIPLVICEPADAAAPADA
- a CDS encoding flavin monoamine oxidase family protein, which gives rise to MHGTPTLLTFAAGPAARAIRDWSDSEVADSVLAQLRRLYGERVPAPTRVTVTSWQDDPFAHGSYAYMTLGSTTADHDDLATPIGGVLHLAGEATWTDDPATVPAAMRSGHRAAERILGRDVPIEGLWAGTVHLERRLS
- a CDS encoding type II toxin-antitoxin system VapC family toxin — protein: MTRYVIDAGTAIRLAGEDLSSAPAHELLAPTLLRSQTLSMLHEAVHRGELRSGAALDRLGRIKRMPIRLLGDAVLRKRAWELADALGWASTYDAEYLALTQLQADAFVTTDRRLAERARGTVEVAAFEVLLG
- a CDS encoding Fic family protein, with protein sequence MATETRAWPAISYEERPWQRDGGEIASRRELARSRGPYRAAVVPRIADLTPDLPGKSLAAADDASNELTRFDAEFGAVAAPFSAILLRSESASSSEVEHITASARQVALAELGASDSPNARLVVANAQAMRAAVDLSDRLDTDAVIEMHRALLGESQEGITGGWRERQVWIGGGSLAPHTAEFVPPHAEHVPALMDDVMAFARRTDLPVLVQTAIAHAQFETIHPFPDGNGRTGRALVQGMLRAGRVTRHVTVPVSAGLLGDLQGYYDALGAYREGRLEPIVDLMADASFLAVANGRRLIGDLRSARAHWDDAVRARADSSAHRLKDLLLRQPVVHTKLVAGELSVSEVAAQTSIDRLVEAGVLVQAGGGARYRRWAAPDVLAALDAFGQRARRGFR
- a CDS encoding ATP-dependent DNA ligase, which translates into the protein MAAEHPSIAPMLAKSVERVPDADAIDGGYSYEPKWDGFRGIVRVSGGEVEIGSRGSKPLTRYFPELVEAFARELPDPCVVDGEIVVRSGPAGDERLDWEALGQRIHPADSRVQKLAAETPASFVAFDLLELGGESLVDLPFRERRARLEQALGDAPPPVHVTRVTTDADLARTWLERFEGAGLDGVIAKPLDGAYLPNKRAMLKIKHKRTADVVLVGYRVHKSGSGVGSLLLGLYDDTGELRMVGGSSAFTDKRRLELIDELEPLVLREDDGEVSDAATDRSRFSSGKDTSFVPLRPERVLEVGYDQMEGWRFRHTVRFLRWRPDRDAESCRFEQLEVPAAYDLSAVLER